A stretch of Oncorhynchus mykiss isolate Arlee chromosome 12, USDA_OmykA_1.1, whole genome shotgun sequence DNA encodes these proteins:
- the LOC110537375 gene encoding lysophosphatidic acid receptor 6-like — translation MHNTTLETDGISALGLTQTNMSCIKSDGFKYTLYTAVFSLVFIVGLLFNMAAMYIFACTLKLRNETTTYMMNLVVSDLLFVLTLPFRIFYFINQDWPFGRGLCQLSVSLFYTNMYGSILFLTCISVDRFLAIVHPFRSQALRTKRNAKLACCAVWVLVLSGSLPTGFLLDTTSLRYKNSSVNYCFENFSNKQWKSSLSKVVVFIETVGFLIPLLLNIFCSVSVLQTLRQPQAISRGGQLNKTNILRMIVVHLLIFCFCFIPYNVNLVFYALVRTKLLKGCAVESVVRTIYPIALCIAVSNCCFDPVIYYFTSETIQNSIKRKSMAVRNKNKLEKGLQTNMLQSQSIIQNNARTQFYLESTV, via the coding sequence ATGCATAACACCACTCTAGAGACTGATGGCATCAGTGCTCTTGGTTTGACCCAAACCAACATGAGCTGTATTAAGAGTGATGGCTTTAAGTACACCCTGTACACAGCGGTTTTCAGCCTGGTCTTCATAGTCGGGCTGCTCTTCAACATGGCTGCCATGTACATCTTTGCCTGCACGCTGAAGTTGCGCAACGAGACCACCACCTACATGATGAAcctggtggtgtctgacctgctcTTCGTCCTCACCCTGCCCTTCAGAATCTTCTATTTTATCAACCAGGATTGGCCGTTTGGCAGGGGGCTCTGCCAGCTTTCTGTCTCCCTATTCTACACCAACATGTACGGTAGCATTCTCTTCCTCACTTGCATCAGCGTGGACCGCTTCCTGGCCATCGTCCACCCATTCCGATCGCAGGCGCTGCGGACGAAGCGGAACGCCAAGCTGGCCTGCTGCGCTGTTTGGGTGTTGGTGCTGTCTGGCAGCCTTCCGACAGGCTTCCTCCTCGACACCACCTCGCTCAGGTACAAAAACTCCTCCGTCAACTACTGCTTTGAAAACTTCTCCAACAAGCAGTGGAAGTCCAGTCTGTCCAAAGTGGTGGTGTTTATTGAGACAGTGGGATTCCTGATTCCATTGTTACTAAACATCTTTTGCTCCGTTTCGGTCCTCCAGACACTGCGCCAGCCCCAGGCTATCAGCCGTGGGGGCCAGCTCAACAAGACCAACATCCTGAGGATGATCGTGGTCCATCTTCTCATCTTCTGCTTCTGCTTCATCCCCTACAACGTCAACCTGGTGTTCTATGCCCTGGTCCGCACCAAGCTGCTGAAGGGCTGCGCTGTGGAGTCGGTGGTGAGGACCATCTACCCCATTGCCCTCTGCATTGCGGTCAGCAACTGCTGTTTTGACCCAGTCATCTACTACTTCACCTCCGAGACCATCCAGAACTCCATCAAACGTAAATCTATGGCGGTTCGCAACAAGAATAAGCTGGAGAAGGGTCTTCAGACAAACATGCTGCAGAGCCAGAGCATCATTCAGAACAACGCAAGGACTCAATTTTACCTAGAGTCCACCGTGTGA